A window of the Bacillus solimangrovi genome harbors these coding sequences:
- the deoC gene encoding deoxyribose-phosphate aldolase produces the protein MSEIANMIDHTLLKPEALKEQVVKIAEEAKEYNFASICVNPTWVETAAELLKGSDVKVCTVIGFPLGANTPEVKAFETKDAIEKGAHEVDMVINIGALKDKNDELVERDIRAVVEAAKGKALTKVIIETCLLTEEEKVRACELSVKAGADYVKTSTGFAGGGATPEDVALMRKTVGPDIGVKASGGVRNLEDAKAVIEAGATRIGASSGVSIVKGETSSSDY, from the coding sequence ATGAGTGAAATTGCAAATATGATTGATCACACACTATTAAAACCTGAGGCATTAAAAGAACAAGTTGTGAAGATTGCTGAAGAAGCAAAAGAGTATAATTTTGCATCGATTTGTGTCAATCCAACATGGGTTGAAACAGCAGCAGAACTTCTAAAAGGCAGTGATGTGAAAGTTTGTACAGTAATTGGCTTTCCTCTAGGCGCTAATACTCCTGAAGTAAAAGCATTTGAAACAAAAGACGCAATCGAAAAAGGTGCACATGAAGTTGATATGGTTATCAATATTGGTGCATTAAAAGATAAAAATGACGAATTGGTTGAACGTGACATTCGTGCAGTTGTAGAAGCAGCGAAGGGCAAAGCACTAACAAAAGTAATCATTGAAACATGCCTTTTAACTGAAGAAGAAAAAGTGCGTGCTTGTGAATTATCTGTAAAAGCTGGTGCTGACTATGTGAAAACATCAACAGGTTTTGCTGGTGGCGGTGCTACACCTGAAGATGTTGCATTGATGCGTAAAACTGTAGGGCCTGATATCGGTGTTAAGGCTTCTGGTGGCGTTCGTAACCTTGAAGATGCAAAAGCTGTTATTGAAGCAGGAGCTACTCGTATTGGAGCAAGCTCTGGTGTATCTATCGTAAAAGGTGAAACAAGTTCTTCTGATTATTAA
- a CDS encoding XapX domain-containing protein, whose product MKEIILSIVAGMVVGLLFKLIKLPLPAPPVLPGVLGIFGVYFGGVFADYILKMLGK is encoded by the coding sequence ATGAAAGAAATTATTCTTAGTATCGTTGCAGGTATGGTTGTAGGTTTACTTTTCAAACTGATCAAACTTCCTTTACCAGCTCCCCCAGTTTTACCAGGTGTGTTAGGGATTTTTGGTGTATATTTCGGCGGAGTATTTGCTGATTATATCTTGAAAATGCTAGGTAAATAA
- a CDS encoding dicarboxylate/amino acid:cation symporter, whose protein sequence is MKKFGLLPRIILAIASGILIGSIVPSEVIEVFATFNGLFGNFLGFAIPLIIIGFIAPGIGQMGRGAGRLLGLTAGIAYFSTVIAGTLAYGAGSLLYPKFLQTGAFKGELENPEEVLLSPMFQVDMPPIMGVMTALLLSFTLGLGMAALKSDALQNVMIDFRTIIEKLISTIIIPLLPFHIFGIFANMTHGGQVATIMSTFIKVFIVIIVLHFIMLLIQYTIAGTIAKKNILTLFKNMIPAYFTALGTQSSASTIPVTLRQAKKNGIRERIADFVIPLCATIHLSGSTITLVSCTMAVMLLNGQVPTFEAIFPFILMLGITMIAAPGVPGGAVMAALGLLQSMLGFDATMASLMIALYLAQDSLGTATNVTGDGAISIIVDRLTPSKSIQ, encoded by the coding sequence ATGAAGAAGTTTGGATTACTACCACGAATTATACTTGCAATTGCATCAGGTATACTGATTGGTTCGATTGTACCTAGCGAAGTAATTGAAGTATTTGCAACATTTAACGGACTATTTGGTAATTTTCTTGGATTTGCTATACCTCTTATTATTATTGGATTTATCGCCCCAGGTATTGGACAAATGGGAAGAGGAGCAGGACGCTTACTCGGTTTAACAGCAGGCATCGCTTACTTTTCTACTGTAATTGCTGGAACACTTGCTTATGGAGCTGGTTCTCTTCTATACCCAAAGTTTCTACAAACTGGCGCTTTTAAAGGTGAATTAGAAAACCCCGAAGAGGTGCTACTATCACCAATGTTTCAAGTAGATATGCCACCTATTATGGGTGTTATGACTGCACTTTTACTTTCATTCACATTAGGTCTTGGTATGGCTGCACTGAAAAGTGACGCATTACAAAACGTAATGATCGACTTTAGAACAATTATCGAGAAACTTATTTCTACTATTATAATACCATTGTTACCTTTTCATATCTTTGGTATTTTTGCAAATATGACACATGGTGGACAAGTTGCAACAATCATGTCAACTTTCATAAAAGTATTTATCGTTATCATCGTTCTTCATTTTATCATGCTCTTAATCCAATATACAATTGCTGGAACGATAGCTAAAAAGAATATCTTAACATTATTCAAAAATATGATTCCTGCCTACTTTACAGCACTAGGTACACAATCTTCAGCTTCAACGATTCCCGTAACATTACGACAAGCTAAGAAAAATGGTATCCGTGAGCGTATTGCTGACTTTGTAATACCACTTTGTGCAACAATTCACTTATCAGGTAGTACGATTACACTTGTAAGCTGTACGATGGCTGTCATGCTTTTAAATGGACAAGTCCCAACGTTTGAAGCAATCTTCCCATTCATTTTAATGTTAGGTATCACAATGATTGCCGCACCAGGTGTTCCTGGAGGTGCTGTAATGGCGGCACTTGGCTTACTTCAATCGATGCTCGGATTTGATGCAACGATGGCATCACTTATGATTGCCCTCTACCTTGCTCAAGATAGCTTAGGTACAGCAACAAACGTAACAGGTGACGGTGCTATCTCAATCATAGTAGACCGCTTAACACCTTCAAAGAGTATTCAATAA
- the glcT gene encoding glucose PTS transporter transcription antiterminator GlcT: protein MKDTLTIKKVLNNNVLIAGHPSHEEVVLIGKGIGFGKKQGNPVEINEVEKVYALENEQEQEQYKRLLPQIDEHFILVMNDIIHYIDEKVSGKLNEHIHVALTDHLSFAIKRHEQGLDLHNPFIIETETLYPEEYRIAEHVIDMLNERMGVDLSEGEIGFVALHIYSARSNIHLSKVNQHSLLINQLIQLIEENFKIKLDHDSVDYLRLVRHLHSTIERVTNGEKVEEPKKFALLLKEEYPVCYNLSWKLIKVMQQFLNEKVYEAEAVYLTMHLQRIHNK, encoded by the coding sequence ATGAAAGACACGTTAACTATAAAAAAAGTGCTGAACAACAATGTGCTAATTGCCGGTCATCCATCTCATGAAGAAGTTGTTTTAATAGGAAAAGGGATAGGATTTGGGAAGAAGCAAGGTAATCCAGTTGAAATTAATGAAGTAGAGAAAGTTTATGCGCTTGAAAATGAACAGGAACAAGAACAATATAAGCGCCTTTTACCACAAATTGATGAACACTTTATTCTCGTTATGAATGATATTATTCATTATATAGATGAAAAAGTAAGTGGTAAGTTAAATGAACATATTCATGTTGCATTGACGGATCACTTATCATTTGCAATAAAAAGGCATGAACAAGGATTGGATTTGCATAATCCATTTATTATTGAGACTGAAACACTTTATCCTGAAGAATATCGTATTGCAGAGCATGTTATTGACATGCTTAATGAACGGATGGGTGTAGATTTGTCTGAGGGAGAGATAGGATTTGTCGCTCTACATATTTATAGCGCACGATCTAATATCCATCTATCAAAAGTAAATCAGCATTCATTACTCATTAATCAACTAATTCAACTTATTGAAGAGAATTTCAAGATTAAGCTTGATCATGATAGTGTTGATTACTTAAGGCTTGTTCGTCATCTACATTCTACGATTGAACGAGTTACAAATGGAGAAAAAGTTGAAGAACCAAAAAAATTCGCTTTACTATTGAAAGAAGAGTATCCAGTGTGTTATAATTTATCATGGAAGTTGATAAAAGTGATGCAGCAATTTTTAAATGAAAAGGTTTATGAAGCTGAAGCCGTTTATTTGACTATGCATCTTCAGCGCATTCATAACAAATAA
- the ptsG gene encoding glucose-specific PTS transporter subunit IIBC: MFKNAFGSLQKIGKALMLPVALLPAAGLLLAFGSAMQTEQTIQALPFLQAEWIQLIASVMENAGGIVFSNLPLLFAVGVAVGLAGGEGTAGLAAIIGYLIMNVTMSVVKGITPEMTETSQAYANVLGIPTIQTGVFGGIIVGLLAAYLYKKYYNMELPAYLGFFAGKRFVPIITSLFSLILGLIMIVVWPPIQEGLNAFSYNMVETNKTLAAFIFGVVERSLIPFGLHHIFYAPFWFEFGEYVNNAGEIVRGDQQIFFAQLKDGVDQFTAGTFMTGKFPFMMFGLPAAALAMYHEARPEKKKLVAGILGSAALTSFLTGITEPIEFTFLFVAPILFAIHAVFAGFSFMIMHMLDVKIGMSFSGGVIDYLIFGVMQNKTDWWLVIPVGLVLAVIYYFGFRFAIRKFNLKTPGREVEEDDDDEIVGNTGSTDELPFHVLEALGGKENLTHLDACITRLRVSVSEIGKVDKKRLKKLGASGVLEVGDNIQAIFGPRSDTLKTQIQDIISGKTPTPAPKVEEVVTDKDCDAPILGEESFITPVKGDILPISEVPDKVFSEKMMGDGFAVRPTDGVVVSPADATVVNVFPTKHAIGLKTTTGREILIHFGIDTVKLKGEGFEVSVKQGDKVKKGDKLMKVDLGYIEKNATSIVTPIVFTNLQEGEYISIDKSQENVATIKR; this comes from the coding sequence ATGTTCAAAAATGCATTTGGTAGTCTCCAAAAAATTGGTAAAGCACTTATGTTACCAGTAGCACTTCTACCAGCAGCGGGTTTACTTTTAGCTTTTGGTAGTGCGATGCAGACAGAACAAACAATTCAAGCGTTACCATTCCTACAGGCTGAGTGGATACAATTAATTGCTTCAGTTATGGAAAATGCCGGGGGAATTGTATTCTCTAACTTGCCTTTACTATTCGCCGTTGGTGTAGCTGTTGGACTTGCAGGAGGAGAAGGTACAGCTGGACTAGCTGCAATTATCGGTTACCTCATTATGAATGTAACGATGAGTGTCGTTAAAGGCATTACGCCTGAAATGACAGAAACTAGTCAAGCTTATGCAAATGTTTTAGGTATTCCAACAATCCAAACAGGTGTGTTTGGTGGGATAATCGTCGGTTTATTAGCGGCTTACTTGTATAAAAAGTATTATAATATGGAACTTCCTGCATATTTAGGATTCTTCGCAGGAAAACGATTTGTACCAATCATTACGTCTTTGTTTTCACTAATTCTTGGTCTGATTATGATTGTTGTTTGGCCACCAATTCAAGAAGGTTTGAATGCGTTCTCATACAATATGGTTGAAACGAATAAAACGTTGGCAGCCTTTATATTCGGTGTCGTAGAGCGTTCATTAATTCCATTTGGTCTTCACCATATTTTCTATGCGCCGTTCTGGTTTGAATTTGGTGAGTACGTAAACAATGCAGGTGAAATTGTTCGCGGTGACCAACAAATCTTCTTTGCTCAGTTGAAAGATGGTGTCGATCAATTCACAGCTGGTACATTTATGACTGGTAAATTCCCATTCATGATGTTTGGTTTACCTGCTGCGGCACTTGCAATGTATCATGAAGCACGCCCTGAAAAGAAAAAGCTTGTTGCAGGTATCTTAGGTTCTGCTGCACTTACTTCTTTCTTAACAGGTATCACAGAACCTATTGAGTTCACATTCTTATTTGTAGCACCAATTCTATTTGCAATACATGCAGTGTTTGCAGGATTTTCTTTCATGATTATGCACATGTTAGACGTTAAAATTGGTATGTCTTTCTCTGGAGGGGTAATTGACTATTTAATCTTCGGAGTAATGCAAAATAAAACAGACTGGTGGCTAGTAATTCCAGTAGGTCTAGTACTTGCAGTAATTTACTACTTCGGTTTCCGTTTTGCGATTCGCAAGTTTAATTTGAAAACACCAGGTCGTGAAGTAGAAGAAGATGATGATGATGAGATTGTAGGTAATACTGGAAGCACAGATGAACTACCGTTTCATGTTCTTGAAGCACTTGGTGGTAAAGAAAATCTTACTCACCTAGATGCGTGTATCACTCGTTTACGTGTATCAGTTAGTGAAATTGGAAAAGTTGATAAGAAACGTCTTAAGAAACTCGGTGCATCTGGTGTACTTGAAGTTGGGGATAACATTCAAGCAATCTTTGGACCACGTTCAGATACACTCAAAACTCAGATTCAAGATATTATTTCTGGAAAAACACCTACACCAGCACCAAAAGTTGAAGAGGTTGTAACAGATAAAGATTGTGACGCTCCTATTCTAGGAGAAGAAAGCTTTATTACACCAGTAAAAGGTGACATTTTACCAATTAGTGAAGTACCTGATAAAGTATTCTCAGAAAAAATGATGGGTGATGGCTTTGCAGTGCGCCCAACTGATGGAGTAGTTGTCTCACCAGCAGATGCTACTGTAGTCAATGTATTCCCTACAAAACATGCAATTGGTTTAAAAACAACAACTGGACGAGAAATTTTGATTCATTTCGGAATCGATACAGTTAAGCTTAAAGGTGAAGGATTTGAAGTATCAGTAAAACAAGGTGACAAGGTGAAAAAAGGCGATAAGCTAATGAAAGTAGACCTTGGTTATATTGAGAAAAATGCAACTTCAATCGTTACACCAATCGTGTTTACAAACCTGCAAGAAGGAGAATATATTAGTATAGATAAATCGCAAGAAAATGTAGCAACAATTAAACGATAA
- a CDS encoding phosphocarrier protein HPr, with the protein MGEKTFTVTAETGIHARPASLLVNAAGKFASDINLEHNGKTVNLKSIMGVMSLGVGKDAVVKITANGDDENEALQAIEDTFRKEGLGE; encoded by the coding sequence ATGGGTGAAAAAACATTTACAGTAACAGCAGAAACAGGAATTCATGCACGTCCAGCTTCATTATTAGTAAATGCAGCAGGTAAATTTGCTTCAGATATTAACTTGGAGCATAATGGCAAAACAGTTAATTTGAAATCAATCATGGGTGTTATGTCATTAGGTGTTGGCAAAGACGCTGTAGTTAAGATTACAGCAAACGGTGATGATGAGAATGAAGCTTTACAAGCAATAGAAGATACTTTCAGAAAAGAAGGGCTTGGAGAGTAA
- the ptsP gene encoding phosphoenolpyruvate--protein phosphotransferase, with protein MSKKIQGIAASRGISIAKASLLEQPDFSIEQKTIQDPEAEINRLDEALKVSQAELEKIKERAFQELGEDKAEIFSAHLLVLNDPELINPVKDKVKNEQLNAEFALNETANMFITMFEQMDNEYMRERAADIRDVTKRVLAHLLGVNFSDPSMISEEVIIISEDLTPSDTAQLNKKYVLGFATDIGGRTSHSAIMARSMEIPAVVGAKVVMSEIKDGDLVIVDGLGGNVIVNPSETEIAHYEQKSKEYEEKKLEWAKLVNEPTKTSDGVHVELAANIGTPEDVDGVLNNGGEGIGLYRTEFLYMGRDSLPTEEEQFDAYKTVLEKMENKPVVVRTLDIGGDKELPYLDLPKEMNPFLGFRAIRLCLEEQDIFRTQLRALLRASTYGNLKIMFPMIATLQEFRDAKAILEEEKQQLIADGVSVAEAIEVGMMVEIPSVAVLADQFAKEVDFFSIGTNDLIQYTMAADRMNEKVSYLYQPYNPAILRLVKTVIDAAHKEGKWAGMCGEMAGDSKAIPLLLGLGLDEFSMSATSILPARTQLLQLSKQETEAAMEELLNKGTTEEVLAFVEENFQTS; from the coding sequence ATGTCTAAAAAAATTCAAGGTATTGCGGCTTCGCGTGGTATATCAATTGCGAAAGCATCTTTGTTAGAGCAACCAGATTTTTCAATTGAACAGAAAACGATTCAAGATCCTGAAGCTGAAATAAATCGACTTGATGAAGCTCTTAAAGTTTCACAAGCCGAGCTTGAAAAGATTAAAGAGCGGGCATTTCAAGAACTAGGTGAGGACAAGGCAGAGATTTTCTCTGCCCACCTCCTTGTTTTAAATGACCCTGAGCTCATTAATCCTGTAAAAGACAAAGTTAAGAATGAACAATTAAACGCTGAATTTGCTCTTAATGAAACTGCTAATATGTTCATTACGATGTTTGAACAAATGGATAATGAATATATGAGAGAACGAGCAGCAGACATTCGCGATGTAACGAAACGTGTGCTTGCTCATTTGTTAGGCGTTAATTTCTCCGATCCGAGTATGATATCAGAAGAAGTGATTATCATTTCAGAAGATCTTACACCGTCTGATACAGCTCAATTAAATAAGAAATACGTTCTTGGTTTTGCAACGGATATTGGTGGACGTACGTCGCATTCTGCTATTATGGCACGTTCCATGGAAATTCCAGCTGTTGTTGGGGCAAAGGTTGTTATGAGTGAAATTAAAGACGGTGATCTTGTTATCGTCGATGGTCTCGGTGGAAATGTAATTGTGAACCCATCAGAAACTGAAATTGCTCATTATGAGCAAAAAAGCAAAGAATACGAAGAGAAGAAATTAGAATGGGCGAAGCTTGTTAACGAACCGACAAAGACAAGTGATGGCGTTCATGTCGAACTAGCTGCTAATATTGGTACTCCTGAAGATGTAGATGGCGTACTGAATAATGGTGGTGAAGGAATCGGGTTATATCGTACAGAATTTCTCTATATGGGCCGTGATTCACTGCCTACAGAAGAAGAGCAGTTTGATGCATATAAAACAGTTCTTGAGAAAATGGAGAACAAACCTGTTGTTGTACGTACGCTTGATATCGGTGGAGACAAGGAACTACCGTACCTTGACTTACCGAAAGAGATGAATCCATTTTTAGGTTTCCGTGCAATACGTCTTTGCTTAGAAGAGCAAGATATTTTCCGTACGCAACTTCGTGCATTATTGAGAGCGAGTACGTACGGGAATTTGAAAATTATGTTCCCGATGATTGCTACATTACAAGAGTTTCGTGATGCAAAAGCAATCTTAGAAGAAGAGAAACAACAGCTAATCGCAGATGGTGTGTCAGTTGCTGAAGCAATCGAAGTAGGGATGATGGTTGAAATTCCATCAGTAGCAGTATTGGCAGATCAATTTGCTAAGGAAGTTGATTTCTTCAGTATTGGAACAAACGATTTAATTCAATATACGATGGCTGCTGACCGTATGAATGAAAAGGTTTCATACTTGTACCAACCTTACAATCCAGCAATTTTACGTTTAGTTAAAACTGTAATTGATGCTGCGCATAAAGAAGGGAAATGGGCAGGTATGTGTGGTGAAATGGCAGGAGATTCAAAGGCAATCCCACTTCTACTCGGTTTAGGTCTTGATGAATTTAGTATGAGTGCAACGTCGATCCTTCCAGCTAGAACACAATTGCTACAACTTTCGAAGCAAGAAACCGAAGCAGCAATGGAAGAACTATTGAATAAAGGTACTACTGAAGAAGTATTAGCGTTTGTGGAAGAGAATTTCCAAACTTCATAA
- a CDS encoding bifunctional cystathionine gamma-lyase/homocysteine desulfhydrase: MRKKTQLIHGGISGDEHTGAVSVPIYQVSTYKQDGVGNFRGYEYSRTGNPTRHALEKLIADLEGGKTGFAYASGMAAITSIMMLFKTGDHIILTDDVYGGTYRLMSKVLDRFDLEITFVDTSNLDSIKAAIKDNTKAIYVETPTNPLLKVTDLNATSTIAKEHNLLLIVDNTFSTPYWQNPIDSGADIVLHSATKYLGGHSDVVAGLAVVNSEQLAEDMHFIQNSAGAVLGPQDSWLLMRGIKTLGIRMEETEENTKKIVEFLSNHPVVKKIYYPGLLSHQGHETHKKQARGFGGMVSFDVGSEEKALRVLEKTRFFTLAESLGAVESLISMPPKMTHASIPRERRLELGIADGLIRISVGLEDVEDLIEDLDEALKA; encoded by the coding sequence ATGCGTAAAAAAACACAACTCATACACGGCGGAATTAGTGGTGACGAGCATACAGGTGCTGTATCTGTTCCAATCTATCAAGTAAGCACATATAAACAAGATGGTGTAGGAAACTTTCGTGGTTATGAGTATTCACGTACAGGTAATCCAACTCGACATGCTCTAGAAAAATTAATCGCTGACCTTGAAGGTGGTAAAACTGGTTTCGCTTATGCTTCAGGTATGGCAGCTATTACGTCAATCATGATGTTATTTAAAACTGGTGACCATATCATTCTTACAGATGATGTGTATGGTGGTACGTATCGCTTAATGTCTAAAGTATTAGACAGATTTGATTTAGAGATCACGTTTGTAGATACAAGTAATCTTGATAGCATAAAAGCGGCAATCAAGGATAACACGAAGGCAATTTATGTGGAAACTCCAACAAACCCACTTCTAAAAGTAACTGATTTAAATGCAACGTCTACGATTGCAAAGGAACATAACCTACTGTTAATTGTTGATAATACATTCAGCACACCATACTGGCAAAACCCAATTGACTCAGGTGCTGACATCGTTCTTCATAGTGCCACAAAATATTTAGGAGGGCACAGCGATGTGGTTGCAGGGCTTGCTGTAGTCAATAGTGAACAACTTGCAGAAGACATGCATTTCATCCAAAACTCAGCTGGTGCTGTTCTTGGACCACAAGACTCATGGTTGTTAATGAGAGGAATTAAAACGCTTGGGATTCGTATGGAAGAAACTGAAGAAAATACGAAAAAAATCGTTGAATTTCTAAGCAATCATCCAGTCGTGAAGAAGATCTATTATCCTGGTCTTTTATCACATCAGGGTCATGAAACACATAAAAAGCAAGCTCGTGGTTTCGGCGGTATGGTATCATTCGATGTCGGCAGCGAAGAGAAGGCATTACGTGTACTTGAGAAGACGAGATTTTTCACTCTTGCAGAAAGCTTAGGTGCTGTTGAAAGTCTTATCTCCATGCCTCCTAAAATGACACACGCTTCTATTCCGCGTGAGCGTCGTTTAGAACTAGGGATTGCAGATGGTTTAATTCGTATTTCTGTTGGACTAGAAGATGTTGAAGATCTAATTGAAGACCTAGACGAAGCTTTGAAAGCGTAA
- a CDS encoding PLP-dependent cysteine synthase family protein codes for MKFYRNVHELIGKTPLLEITQFALPEGVRLFAKLEYFNPGGSIKDRLGQELLDVALKEGHITEGGTIIEPTAGNTGIGLALAAVGRNVQVIFVTPEKFSIEKQTLMRALGAKVINTPTSDGMRGAIKKAQELLEDIPNSYCPQQFGNPANPETYYKTLGPEIYEALDGNMNVFIAGAGTGGTFMGTARYLKDQNPNIKTVIVEPEGSIINGGEVGPHKTEGIGMEFLPDYMNKDYFNAIHTITDEDAFARVKELAIKEGLLVGSSSGAAMEAALREAQQAEPGTNIVTIFADSSERYLSQGIY; via the coding sequence ATGAAATTCTATCGCAATGTTCATGAATTGATTGGAAAGACGCCTCTTCTGGAAATAACTCAATTTGCACTTCCAGAAGGGGTGCGCTTATTTGCAAAATTAGAATATTTTAACCCAGGTGGTAGCATTAAGGATAGACTCGGGCAAGAGCTATTAGATGTTGCGCTTAAAGAAGGGCACATTACTGAAGGTGGAACTATTATTGAACCAACAGCTGGTAACACAGGAATCGGTCTTGCACTAGCTGCTGTTGGTCGAAATGTTCAAGTTATCTTTGTAACACCTGAAAAATTCAGTATTGAAAAACAAACACTAATGCGCGCATTAGGAGCAAAGGTCATTAATACACCAACATCCGATGGTATGCGTGGTGCAATTAAAAAAGCCCAAGAGTTACTTGAGGACATTCCTAACTCGTATTGCCCGCAACAATTCGGTAATCCAGCTAACCCTGAAACGTACTATAAAACACTTGGACCAGAAATCTATGAGGCTCTTGATGGGAATATGAACGTCTTTATCGCAGGAGCTGGTACAGGTGGTACTTTCATGGGAACGGCTCGTTATTTGAAAGATCAAAATCCAAATATAAAAACGGTAATCGTAGAACCTGAAGGCTCGATCATTAATGGTGGTGAGGTTGGTCCTCATAAAACAGAAGGAATCGGCATGGAATTCTTACCTGATTATATGAATAAGGACTATTTCAACGCTATTCATACGATTACAGATGAGGATGCTTTCGCACGAGTAAAAGAACTCGCTATAAAAGAAGGCTTACTCGTTGGTAGCTCATCTGGAGCAGCTATGGAAGCCGCTCTTCGTGAAGCACAACAAGCTGAACCAGGAACGAATATTGTTACAATATTTGCAGATAGTAGTGAACGCTATTTAAGTCAAGGAATCTATTAA
- a CDS encoding S-ribosylhomocysteine lyase: protein MAEKMNVESFNLDHTKVVAPYVRLVGITEGVNGDKIYKYDIRFCQPNKEHMEMPSLHSLEHMMAEFIRNHLNCVIDVGPMGCQTGFYLSVINHDNYDEILETLEKTLIDVTNATEVPACNEVQCGWAASHSLEGAQEVAKEMLSKKDEWTEVFA, encoded by the coding sequence ATGGCTGAAAAAATGAACGTTGAAAGCTTTAACCTTGACCATACAAAAGTAGTTGCACCTTATGTTCGTCTTGTCGGAATTACTGAAGGTGTAAATGGCGATAAAATTTATAAATATGATATCCGCTTCTGTCAACCGAATAAAGAGCATATGGAGATGCCATCTTTACACTCTTTAGAACATATGATGGCAGAGTTTATTCGCAATCACTTAAATTGTGTAATTGATGTTGGACCAATGGGATGTCAAACTGGCTTCTACCTATCTGTTATTAATCATGATAACTACGATGAAATTTTAGAAACACTTGAAAAGACTCTAATTGATGTAACAAACGCAACTGAAGTACCTGCTTGTAATGAAGTTCAATGCGGATGGGCTGCTAGCCATAGCTTAGAAGGAGCACAAGAAGTTGCAAAAGAAATGCTTTCTAAAAAAGATGAGTGGACAGAAGTCTTCGCATAA
- a CDS encoding class I SAM-dependent DNA methyltransferase, with product MGREFIELFDDWAQGYDETVTGRDLEYRDVFVNYDLILEKTANETYGHVLEFGVGTGNLTEKLIAKGRNIYGVEPSSSMRSLATNKLKNVTIVDGDFLDFKMPTEPFDSITSTYAFHHLTDSEKDKAISLYSKMLKTNGKVVFADTVFEDEQAKLDMINKAEQHTFLNLAQDLKTEYYTTIEVLQTLFTKHGFNVTFKRMNDFVFLITATKQ from the coding sequence ATGGGGCGTGAATTTATTGAGCTATTTGATGATTGGGCTCAAGGCTATGATGAAACCGTCACAGGGCGTGACCTTGAATATAGAGATGTTTTCGTAAATTACGATTTAATATTAGAAAAAACTGCTAATGAAACATATGGCCATGTATTAGAATTTGGTGTTGGTACTGGCAATCTTACAGAGAAATTAATTGCAAAAGGACGAAATATATATGGTGTTGAACCTTCTTCTTCCATGAGAAGCCTAGCGACTAATAAGCTAAAAAATGTTACAATTGTTGATGGTGATTTTCTCGATTTCAAAATGCCTACTGAACCGTTTGATAGCATTACTAGCACGTATGCCTTTCACCATTTGACAGATTCTGAGAAGGATAAGGCAATCTCTCTATATAGCAAAATGTTAAAAACAAATGGAAAAGTAGTTTTTGCTGATACTGTATTTGAGGATGAACAAGCAAAACTCGATATGATTAACAAGGCTGAACAGCATACCTTTTTGAATCTTGCACAAGATTTAAAGACAGAGTATTATACTACAATTGAAGTATTACAAACACTTTTCACAAAACACGGGTTCAATGTTACATTTAAACGAATGAATGACTTCGTTTTCCTCATTACAGCTACGAAACAGTAG